A stretch of the Streptomyces sp. NBC_00078 genome encodes the following:
- a CDS encoding S1C family serine protease, translating to MDVSRTRALRLLASAAALCCSVAFVSACSDSGSRDGAEKSTAQAAQAAVPMTTSDLQSDYQKVIKDVLPSVVQIQAGNDLGSGIVYDDQGHIVTNAHVVGGEKTFQVTTANSEDVHTAKLVYSYPDQDLAVIKLDEAPGGLQAATFADSSKVAVGQIVLAMGSPLGLSSSVTQGIVSATGRTVTEGSSGGGTGATIGNMVQTSAAINPGNSGGALVNLDGQVIGIPTLAATDPDLGGSAAPGIGFAIPSSMVRTIADQIIKDGKVTDSGRAALNITGRTVVDSRYQAAGVAVVEVKSGGAADKAGIQAGDIITRLGDTGITTITSLSEALAADQPGEKTSVTFTRNGSEKKTEVTLGEQ from the coding sequence ATGGACGTCTCCCGCACCCGTGCCCTACGGCTGCTCGCCTCTGCCGCCGCTCTCTGCTGCTCTGTCGCGTTCGTCTCGGCCTGCTCCGACTCCGGTTCCCGGGACGGGGCGGAGAAGTCGACCGCGCAGGCAGCACAGGCCGCCGTCCCCATGACGACCAGCGATCTGCAGAGCGACTACCAGAAGGTGATCAAGGACGTACTGCCGTCGGTCGTGCAGATCCAGGCGGGCAACGATCTGGGGTCGGGGATCGTGTACGACGACCAGGGGCACATCGTCACCAACGCGCATGTCGTCGGCGGTGAGAAGACGTTCCAGGTGACGACCGCCAACAGCGAGGACGTGCACACGGCCAAGCTGGTCTACTCGTACCCGGACCAGGACCTCGCCGTCATCAAGCTGGACGAGGCGCCCGGCGGGCTCCAGGCGGCGACCTTCGCGGACTCCTCGAAGGTCGCGGTCGGGCAGATCGTGCTGGCGATGGGCTCGCCGCTCGGGCTGTCGTCCAGCGTGACGCAGGGCATCGTGTCGGCGACCGGACGGACCGTCACCGAGGGCAGCTCGGGCGGCGGCACGGGCGCGACGATCGGGAACATGGTGCAGACGTCCGCGGCCATCAACCCCGGCAACAGCGGCGGCGCCCTCGTCAACCTCGACGGGCAGGTCATCGGCATTCCGACGCTCGCCGCCACCGACCCCGATCTCGGGGGCAGCGCGGCGCCCGGGATCGGGTTCGCGATCCCCTCATCGATGGTGAGGACGATCGCCGACCAGATCATCAAGGACGGCAAGGTCACCGACTCGGGCCGGGCGGCGCTGAACATCACGGGACGTACGGTCGTCGACAGCCGGTACCAGGCCGCCGGGGTCGCCGTCGTCGAGGTGAAGAGCGGCGGGGCGGCCGACAAGGCCGGCATCCAGGCCGGGGACATCATCACCAGGCTGGGCGACACGGGCATCACCACGATCACGTCCCTGTCCGAGGCGCTGGCGGCGGACCAGCCGGGCGAGAAGACGTCGGTGACGTTCACCCGGAACGGGAGTGAGAAGAAGACCGAGGTGACGCTGGGCGAGCAGTGA
- a CDS encoding bifunctional adenosylcobinamide kinase/adenosylcobinamide-phosphate guanylyltransferase yields MEVTLLGTGAPAGLPRPDCPCAACAVALGADARAATAVLVDGTLLLDLTPGAAFAAARAGQSLGGVRQVLLSHPHDGPAVEVPAGLPQPGRVPDGRELALLTGHRVRAVAMDAPGTGYAVTGPTGQRLLYLPPGGAPAGLENGSAESYDMVLADVVGRPDALAKLRAVGALGPTTDVVAVHLDHDVPPGAELRRRLAAAGARAVPDGTTLTVGVYENVPDVPRRTLVLGGARSGKSVEAERRLEAFPEVLYVATGGSRSGDTEWASRVAVHRERRPGSWRTAETCDLVPMLQDDGPPLLVDCLSLWLTDAMDSAGAWDDAVWADGGERALRERVRELTAAVRATRRTVVAVSNEVGSGIVPATASGRRYRDELGRLNAAFAGECEQVVLVVAGQALVLRG; encoded by the coding sequence GTGGAAGTGACTCTGCTCGGCACCGGTGCCCCCGCGGGCCTGCCCCGCCCCGACTGTCCCTGTGCCGCCTGTGCGGTCGCGCTCGGCGCCGACGCGCGGGCGGCGACCGCCGTGCTCGTGGACGGGACCCTGCTGCTCGACCTGACCCCGGGCGCGGCGTTCGCGGCCGCGCGGGCCGGGCAGTCGCTGGGCGGCGTACGGCAGGTGCTGCTGTCGCATCCGCACGACGGGCCGGCCGTCGAGGTGCCCGCGGGTCTGCCGCAGCCCGGGCGGGTGCCCGACGGGCGGGAGTTGGCGCTGCTGACGGGACATCGGGTGCGGGCGGTGGCGATGGACGCGCCGGGCACCGGCTACGCGGTGACCGGGCCCACCGGGCAGCGGCTGCTGTATCTGCCGCCCGGGGGCGCACCGGCCGGGCTGGAGAACGGGTCCGCGGAGTCGTACGACATGGTGCTCGCCGATGTCGTGGGGCGGCCGGACGCGCTGGCGAAGCTGCGGGCGGTGGGGGCGCTGGGGCCCACCACCGACGTCGTCGCCGTGCACCTCGACCATGACGTGCCGCCCGGTGCCGAGTTGCGGCGGCGGCTCGCCGCGGCGGGCGCGCGGGCCGTGCCGGACGGCACGACGCTGACCGTCGGGGTCTACGAGAACGTGCCCGATGTGCCGCGGCGGACGCTGGTGCTGGGCGGCGCCCGGTCCGGGAAGTCGGTGGAGGCCGAGCGGCGCCTGGAGGCCTTTCCCGAGGTGCTGTACGTGGCGACGGGCGGCTCCCGCAGCGGGGACACGGAATGGGCCTCGCGGGTCGCCGTCCACCGGGAGCGCCGGCCCGGGTCCTGGCGGACCGCCGAGACCTGCGACCTGGTGCCGATGCTCCAGGACGACGGACCGCCGCTGCTCGTCGACTGTCTGTCCCTGTGGCTGACGGACGCGATGGACTCCGCCGGGGCGTGGGACGACGCGGTGTGGGCGGACGGCGGTGAGCGCGCGCTGCGCGAGCGGGTGCGGGAGCTGACGGCGGCGGTGCGGGCGACCCGGCGGACCGTGGTCGCCGTGTCGAACGAGGTGGGGTCGGGGATCGTCCCGGCCACCGCGTCGGGGCGGCGGTACCGGGACGAGCTCGGGCGGCTGAACGCGGCGTTCGCCGGAGAGTGCGAACAGGTGGTGCTCGTGGTGGCGGGACAGGCCCTGGTGCTACGCGGCTGA
- a CDS encoding methyltransferase domain-containing protein: MNSLRTRVSVLDRQRRHRSTARAIWRLLPEPESWLDVGTGDAHFPETARQLFPYTSIDGLDPTPRVAYARHAERVEEAYAGHVTDPHITTILRARYDVVTLLERRSPAPDPAAELHAALTLLRPGGLLLVEAAPPEAHGLRAQLESQGCTIVATSRHVLDRLPYTCRIIARRTASAA, translated from the coding sequence ATGAACAGCCTGCGCACCCGCGTCAGTGTCCTCGACCGGCAAAGACGCCACCGTTCGACGGCCCGGGCGATCTGGCGGCTGCTGCCCGAACCGGAGAGCTGGCTGGACGTGGGCACGGGCGACGCCCACTTCCCCGAGACAGCGCGACAACTCTTCCCCTACACCTCCATCGACGGCCTCGACCCCACCCCGCGCGTGGCGTACGCCCGTCACGCCGAGCGGGTCGAGGAGGCGTACGCGGGGCATGTGACGGATCCTCACATCACGACGATCCTGCGTGCCCGCTACGACGTCGTCACGCTCCTGGAGCGCCGCTCACCCGCCCCGGACCCGGCCGCCGAGCTCCACGCCGCCCTCACCCTGCTGCGCCCCGGCGGCCTGCTCCTTGTGGAGGCGGCCCCTCCCGAGGCCCATGGCCTGCGCGCGCAACTCGAGTCCCAGGGCTGCACGATCGTGGCGACGAGCCGTCACGTCCTGGACCGGCTCCCGTACACATGCCGGATCATCGCCCGCCGAACGGCGTCAGCCGCGTAG
- the cobT gene encoding nicotinate-nucleotide--dimethylbenzimidazole phosphoribosyltransferase, whose translation MSSLNLDDFTDLIERPDGGVRRDAEERRERQIVPPGSLGRLDVLGEWLSAAQSAVPVRPIERPRVILFAGDHKVAELGVSARPAGSADALVREVLEGGRPVSVLARRLGVPVRVVDMALDCDPEALPEEVAGHRVRRGSGRIDIEDALTAEEAEAAFRAGVAVADEEADSGTDLVVLGDVSVGGTTPAGVLIAALCGTDASVVTGRGGLTIDDLAWMRKCAAIRDALRRARPVLGDQLQLLAAVGGADLTAMTGFLLQSAVRKTPVILDGVVAAACALVAQRVAFRAPDWWLAAHDSGEPGQAKALDRMALEPLLSHGVTVGEGAGGLLALPLVQAAAALAAELPEKPQVAEVAEKSEEPGKKGEETEAEEKG comes from the coding sequence ATGAGCTCGCTTAATCTCGACGACTTCACCGATCTGATCGAGCGCCCTGACGGCGGGGTGCGCCGCGACGCCGAGGAGCGCCGGGAGCGTCAGATCGTGCCCCCCGGGTCGCTGGGCCGCCTCGACGTCCTGGGCGAGTGGCTGTCCGCGGCACAGTCGGCGGTGCCGGTACGGCCGATCGAACGACCGCGGGTCATTCTGTTCGCCGGTGACCACAAGGTCGCCGAACTCGGCGTCTCGGCGCGGCCCGCGGGCAGCGCGGACGCCCTGGTGCGCGAGGTCCTGGAGGGCGGCCGTCCGGTGTCGGTGCTGGCCCGGCGCCTCGGCGTGCCGGTGCGCGTCGTCGACATGGCGCTGGACTGCGATCCGGAGGCGCTGCCCGAGGAGGTCGCGGGGCACCGGGTGCGGCGCGGCAGCGGACGTATCGACATCGAGGACGCGCTGACGGCCGAGGAGGCGGAGGCCGCGTTCCGTGCCGGGGTCGCGGTGGCCGACGAGGAGGCCGACTCCGGTACGGATCTGGTGGTGCTCGGCGATGTGAGCGTCGGCGGGACGACACCGGCCGGCGTGCTGATCGCCGCGCTGTGCGGGACCGACGCGTCCGTCGTCACCGGGCGGGGCGGGCTCACCATCGACGACCTGGCCTGGATGCGCAAGTGCGCGGCGATCCGGGACGCGCTCAGGCGGGCCCGGCCGGTGCTGGGCGACCAACTGCAGCTGCTGGCGGCCGTGGGCGGGGCCGATCTCACCGCGATGACGGGTTTCCTGTTGCAGAGCGCGGTGCGCAAGACGCCGGTGATCCTGGACGGGGTCGTGGCGGCGGCCTGTGCGCTGGTGGCGCAGCGGGTCGCGTTCCGGGCACCGGACTGGTGGCTGGCCGCGCACGACAGCGGGGAGCCGGGCCAGGCGAAGGCGCTGGACCGGATGGCGCTGGAGCCGCTGCTGTCGCACGGGGTGACCGTGGGCGAGGGCGCGGGGGGACTGCTGGCGCTGCCGCTGGTGCAGGCCGCGGCGGCGCTGGCCGCGGAGCTACCGGAGAAGCCGCAGGTGGCCGAGGTGGCTGAGAAGTCCGAGGAACCCGGGAAGAAGGGCGAGGAGACCGAGGCGGAGGAGAAGGGGTAG
- a CDS encoding phosphatidylglycerol lysyltransferase domain-containing protein: MGDARIASRRAAAFAVWYLRAVAFVNFLSAVWVSLGQDVRRHNQENFFTPYLLTAGFASGVFTAFLAITMRRRKRAAWILNLALAGPFLGLFSFAMTFPEIRQYVQNWISLALTAAFVVALLVGRREFYAKGDRSNPKLAAAVAVGGTLVASLLAALLVTVTNEAADASRSTFPERWRYGTFRLVSIAVDESHFPGVEAPNWINVAINVLSTILVLAVFYAAFRSRRAVDPLTEDDEKRLRELLERQGERDSLGYFSLRREKSVVWSPTGKAAVAYRVVGGVSLASGDPIGDPEAWPGAIEPWLAEARAHGWIPAVMGASEEAGTVYARHGLDALELGDEALVEVAEFTLEGRAMRTVRQAYNRVKRAGYTVRVRRHEDIPDDEMTYLLKRADDWRDGATERGFSMALGRLGDPDDGQCVMLECTDGEGELRALLSFVPWGPHGLSLDLMRRDRDSDNGLMEFMVLELLRRADEIQVRQVSLNFAMFRSVFERGARLGAGPVLRLWRSLLSFFSRWWQIESLYRANAKYRPIWEPRFLLFEKSADLPRIGIASARAEGFLEAPGLPKWLHRKHLETHR, encoded by the coding sequence ATGGGAGATGCCCGAATTGCCTCGCGGCGTGCCGCCGCCTTCGCCGTCTGGTACTTGCGGGCCGTCGCGTTCGTCAATTTCCTCAGTGCCGTCTGGGTCTCTCTGGGGCAGGACGTGCGACGGCACAACCAGGAGAACTTCTTCACCCCGTACCTGCTGACCGCTGGCTTCGCCTCCGGGGTCTTCACGGCGTTCCTCGCCATCACCATGCGGCGCCGCAAGCGCGCCGCATGGATCCTCAACCTCGCCCTGGCGGGCCCGTTCCTCGGGCTGTTCTCCTTCGCCATGACGTTCCCTGAGATCCGGCAGTACGTGCAGAACTGGATCTCGCTGGCCCTCACCGCCGCCTTCGTCGTGGCCCTGCTGGTCGGGCGGCGGGAGTTCTACGCCAAGGGCGACCGCTCGAACCCGAAGCTCGCCGCCGCCGTCGCGGTGGGCGGCACACTGGTCGCCTCGCTGCTGGCGGCGCTGCTGGTGACGGTCACCAACGAGGCGGCGGACGCGTCCCGTTCGACGTTCCCCGAGCGGTGGCGCTACGGCACCTTCCGCCTCGTCTCCATCGCCGTCGACGAATCCCACTTCCCGGGCGTCGAGGCGCCGAACTGGATCAACGTCGCCATCAACGTCCTCAGCACGATCCTCGTCCTCGCCGTCTTCTACGCCGCCTTCCGGTCCCGGCGCGCCGTCGACCCGCTCACCGAGGACGACGAGAAGCGGCTGCGGGAGCTGCTGGAGCGGCAGGGCGAGCGGGACTCGCTCGGCTACTTCTCGCTGCGCCGGGAGAAGAGCGTCGTGTGGTCGCCGACCGGCAAGGCGGCTGTCGCGTACCGGGTCGTCGGGGGCGTCTCGCTGGCGTCCGGTGATCCCATCGGCGACCCGGAGGCCTGGCCCGGCGCGATCGAGCCGTGGCTGGCCGAGGCGCGGGCGCACGGCTGGATCCCGGCCGTGATGGGGGCGAGCGAGGAGGCCGGGACCGTGTACGCGCGACACGGCCTGGACGCGCTGGAGCTCGGCGACGAGGCCCTGGTGGAGGTCGCCGAGTTCACCTTGGAGGGGCGCGCCATGCGGACGGTGCGGCAGGCCTACAACCGGGTGAAGCGGGCCGGGTACACCGTGCGCGTCCGGCGGCACGAGGACATCCCCGACGACGAGATGACGTACCTGCTGAAGCGGGCGGACGACTGGCGCGACGGGGCCACCGAGCGTGGGTTCAGCATGGCGCTGGGCCGGCTCGGGGATCCGGACGACGGCCAGTGCGTGATGCTCGAATGCACGGACGGTGAGGGCGAGTTGAGGGCGCTGCTGTCCTTCGTGCCCTGGGGGCCGCACGGGCTCTCCCTCGACCTGATGCGACGCGACCGCGACTCCGACAACGGGCTGATGGAGTTCATGGTGCTCGAACTCCTGCGCCGCGCCGACGAGATCCAGGTCAGGCAGGTCTCGCTCAACTTCGCCATGTTCCGTTCCGTCTTCGAACGTGGGGCGCGCCTTGGTGCCGGGCCGGTGCTGCGGCTGTGGCGCTCGCTGCTCAGCTTCTTCTCGCGCTGGTGGCAGATCGAGTCGCTGTACCGCGCCAACGCCAAGTACCGGCCCATCTGGGAGCCCCGGTTCCTGCTCTTCGAGAAGAGCGCGGACCTGCCGCGCATCGGTATCGCGTCGGCTCGCGCGGAAGGGTTTCTGGAGGCGCCCGGGCTGCCGAAGTGGCTGCACCGCAAGCACCTCGAAACGCACAGGTGA